gcaaacacaAGGTCATCACTGTGAGCACTATACAAATGCACCATTTTCTCTTACAGGTTGGACTTTATAGAATGAAATGCCAGAGCTTTGATATTTATTATCTGAAATAGGTTTAACATTTGGAGAAATGTGTTCAAACACACAACCTTGGAAAGAAAAGCAAGTTGATAGGTCAGCGAACAGAGGGTGAGCAGAAAACACGATGTGCATAATTTTGCTGCGTGTTGGGTGAAAAGTTAGAAAAGTGGGTTCTTTGGAGAATAAAGAGCTCTCAGATGAGGTAaaggtaaaatacaaataaatttccaACTCTTGATGAGGGCCACGAGATAccagttttaaatatatacatgacCACAATATCAATCATGAAGAAATCTTATGTTTTATTGAATACTTTGGCCAGTTCAGCCCCTTTGAAGGGATCACTAATTTAGGAAAGAAGAACAACAACCCATTATTCACTTTCCTGCAGGTTCATCATTTTCCTAATTCTTTCTATTGATCCTGCTTTATTCTTTCCGCAAATTAAGGGGCAGGAGGAGAGTTTCTATAATAGAACAGCAATGTCTGGTTCTTATCCAAATATTCCACCTAATAAGGCTGTAAATTCTCATGGACTGGACAATCACTCTGCAACATTCCTGAGAATTGAATAATATAATAATCTTGAAAGTCAGCAGAGTGGattatccacttttttttttttctggacttgAACTTGTGAACTTAACAGTAGCGCTGCAAAAAAAGCAaatgtgctaagcactttgcCAGAGTAACCTTCCATGTAGACTTTTCATCTTAAATACACACAACTGAAAACAACTACAATTTTTGGAAAATTATGTACAAACCCGATACTTCTTTTGAttacatataaatacaaattagctatttttttcctaaaaagtggttataatagtaaataaatacaaaataaatctgaCCATTATACTTCATGTGCTGGGGTTGAACCCATATAAAATGTAcaactaaatacattttaaatctttaagGAATAATTCtctgattaaaatatttgttttcccaaCTTCTTTTcgtagatataaatatattttcaaaatagctgtttttttttttttttccattccattccataaatAAAGTCTTCATTGGGAAATATTAAAGTGTCAACTGggatggggttttttttgtttttttcttttttctaaaatatatatatatatatatatatttatgtatttaattttgctGTATTAGCGACACCCACAACCCTCCACAACCATGTCCTGATAGTTCTTTAATACAACCTTTTCATTTTCGTCAAGGTACAGCATCGAGATAGCACTGAGTTCCGTTGGGACACAACACGCCTTAGGAATCTTAGAGTTAACAGAGTTGACCAACGTCTGAACAATGGCATGATTAGTGGAGTTCAGATGATCAGCCAGAGGAAAAGGGCATTCTCCGTGGCAGTAAAAGGCGTGATACCCCGGGGGAGCCACAATCCAGTCATTCCACCCCACGTCACTGAAGTCCACGTACAAAGGGTGTCTCTTACAGCTGGACTTAAGGCGTTTCCGCTGTTTGTGTTTTGCTTGACGTTTTTCTCTTTTGTGGAGAGGATGCCCTTTCCCATCATGGCCAAAAGTTACTAGCAGCGGCCTTATCTGTGACCAGCTGTGTTCATCTTGGTGCAAAGACCTGCTTATCCTAACATGTCTCTTGGAGACACCTTGTTTCTCCTCCAAGTGGGTCACTTCCACCACGAATCCATGGTTGGCGTGTCCCTGTGCAGTCCACCGCATCACAGCGGGGGTGACGTCAAAACTTTCCCACCTGCTTGCATTCTGATTCACCAACCTGGTGTCCAAAAGTCTGGTCACGGGGAATTTCGAGTTGGCTGTTGCAGGTTTTAtgatttcataaatattaattcGGTGATGGAAACTGCTATTGTCTCCTAAAGCATCTTGCATCTGCTCTCGAAAAACCTGAAGCTCTGCTGAGGTGATAAACTCCTCCGTAGGGATAGAACTTAAATTAAAGAAGAATCTCCGAGTTGTTTTCCCACTCATTTCTGGTAGTTCTTCCAAAGATTCTGATTTGATAGAGaaaaacagggaagaaaaaacaaaagtctttCAGTAAACCAAGTAATGACATTTGATTATCTACGAAAATTTTTAAACCTCCTTGTGGGATTTGATTTAACCCACGTAAAAGTTggtcacagaaaataaaaatttcctctTTAAATAAAAACGGAGCCTCCTTTCTCTCTGTTCTGTAAGTTCATGTCATCATGCATTGCATACCAGGAAACAACCTttcataattctttgttgtgtttttgaTCTAATACATGAATACTGCTTCCAGGTGGCTATAATAATGGGGGAAATGGTGAAGCATTTCTTTGGAATTCCAGACtttagggtaaaaaaaaaaaaaaagtcagcactATAGTTAGTAGAGGTCTAATGAGTGAGGATTTGAGGAAattattgcatttctttttaaaaaaaggctttaATGTCAATCCCTTAAGCAGTATTCTAAAACATTACTCTGCAATTTAGATGATTTACAAATCTCAATATACAGATTTCAGCTTCCTAATTAAAGACTCTGAAACTCAACATCAACGATGACATTTTGCAAAGCACACCCTACTATTTTACTCAAAAGTCCAGAGACAAAGGCATTTACAGGGGTCTACTTCTTTGGAAACGTATGGGTGGTACTAGGACACTGTAGTAATTAAGGCCAAACAATTTCAAGAGAAATAGCTTTCCCAACTGTTGTCTGTTCTCTCACCTCTTTATGACCTCAAATATCAAAATCTCACTTTAGACgcttttggaagaaaaataaatgacctgTCTTCTGTTTGTAATGCCTTTgtagttttaaaagataaactatGTTAAAAACCATGTACCTACCTAGTAATAGGCTGCAGGATGGACACAAAACcaacaaaatgataaaactttACGAAAATATGATTATGATCTACATGCCAAAAGGAACAGTCTCATCCTATTACAGAATAATCCTTCTATACCCActatcattatttcaaaatagccatTTAAGTGGGCCATGCACAAAAGCTTCGTCTgatttaaaatttctgaatttcaatttttaagaagTATTGTTCTCCAAGCAAgtaatatataatacagtatCTTAAATGCTTGTAGTCTGCAAATCATCAAAGGTACAACATTATTATTAAACTGATAGTATATACCATGAAAGTTTGAgatatttaagtttattttattctaacTTTACCACATCCTATCATTTCACTGCCAACAGAATTTGCCTGCTTCATTCAGATGTCCTACCCAAGTGCTAACAAAATCTATTTTGCCATAGTTCCATGCTATCATAAGACtgtttttttattaattttacagtTGTATTTCCCCTAAAGACAAACAGCTATAAGTTGTGCACTGAATCTAGTTGCCTTAGCAAAGGAGAATCATGTCAGATCGCTCACTCAAAGGATCTACCTGTGTAAGCCTTCATCATCAAAGCAACAGTCATTATGCAAGCTAAGTGGACACACCAAGTTCAATCAGGGCGGTGTATACCAAACTATGGAGTAACGCTTTAAtgcagtgcttttcaaacttcaGCCTTCACATAAAACAGCTTGTACACCGTAAAGCTTCAGATGCAggctctgattcagtaggtccgGGGAGATGCCTGAGATTCAGCATTTCTAGCAGCTCCTCCAGGAGGGGATTCTGGGAACTGCTAGACCACACTTGAAGTGCCAAAGTTTTGTAGGATGTTTTCCTTATTCAAGTGTAGATTGACAGAGGAGTGCCTTTTTAAAGGGCCTTtttgttaaataatataaaaatgaatagaagaaCCATTAGTGGTGGCAAATGAGTAAGAGCTGAATGGACCAGCTCTCAGTGGGCCCAGCCAGGGTCTCAGAACAGAAGGTTCTTCTAAAGCTCTTCTACATGGATATGGGGACTATCAGGCCAATAGAGTCCTTTAGGGGTCCCTTGTGCCTATTAATCCAAACCTCTGGGGGAATACCTTTCAGGATCCATCCACATTCTAAACCCCACTGGAAGCTAATGGTACTTTAGGCCAGACGCAATCATTAAAATAACCTTCCGACCATTTGAACCCGGGCTCCTCTCAGTGGCTCCGAACAAGTACCAAGGATTGTGTTtagcctctttctttctccttctccttgcaATTCAGATATTTCTGCTGAAGGTAATTTTTCAGCCAAGAAGGTAAAAGTCAGCAACCTCAGATCCCAGTGACACCAAAGCCAGCCCAGCACCTGAGCTACTGGCTTATCTGATAAGAATACACATAAGaagaacctcttttctttcaaaGAGGGGGAAGCGAGGAAAATTATCTAGAGCATTCACTGACTACTTATATTAACAAAAGTGCCCAGAGAAATCACAATTGCAAGAAAAACCCTAAATCCCAATCCATAAAAAAACATACATtctcacacattctctctctcacacacacgtacacacacacatggccAGATGATGACAGTGAAGGACAAGCTACAAGGCAAGTATGAGGGAAAGGTAAATGAAGTTAAGAAGATGGGTATAAAAAAAGATACGAAATAGAATAATAACCTCCAAAAAAAGTAAATGACAAGACTGAATCATATAAAACTGCCACTATTTGACCAGAAACACAGACAACAGCCATTTTCTGTGGTTCAAGGTCTCGGTGGAAGTTTGTAGCCTTAGCAAAGGAGAATCACTTAGTGGccttaagaaaggagaaaaaaatacactaCCATATAATAATAGGTGATACAAAGATCTTTCTCTGACCTTCCCACTGCACCTCAGTGAATCTGTTTCTTGAAAGATCCCATCCTCAATACAAAAGCATCCATTGCAACACCCCTGAATTGTAGAGACAGGTCACAGAGGTAAGTTAGAAGTTCACAGAAACCCTCAAACCCAGGAAAGTAACTGGCCAAGGTTAGGGAATATATCATCATTTTCTTTAATCTGCCAGGGCAGAGTATGAATCTTTTCTTAAGGGTACAAAAATTAAAGTCTATTTGAAATAAAGTcaattaaataaacaaaccttCTATAAATTATCACAGCAACCCTGAGGATGCCAAAAATATAGGGATCCTCAAGTAATGTATGCTTTTTGGAGACTGATACAATTGCTAGTTTTCTGTAAATATCCCTTCCTGAATAAGCTGAAGTTCTTAAGGGATTTGAGGATTACGAACTGTCTTTGACCCGAGTTTCTGAGCTCCTAAGTTCTTAACCAAATGGATGGAGCTATGGCTGCAAAAATGtgagaaagtgaagaaaaataagacaacaatgataTTTGACCCTTCCTCCAAAAGTGAAGTCCTAATTCAATAATCTATACTACATCAATCATTGATCTaccttaaaataattcaaaagactGAGCTGAATTCTCTCAGCCAGCCTAGATCCACTCTGGCCTCCTTTTCCCTAGAGAAGGGAAGGGTATAACATTAACGAAAGAAGTCATAATGATAATGATAGCTGAATGCTTTTTTTGAGTGTATTCTGCCACTATCCGatttatatgaattatttcaCAACAAACCAATTTGAGAAAAACactcattatctccattttgtaaatgaaaCAGTTGGAGTTCAGAGAGGTTGTGTAACTTtcctaaggtcacagagctagcaaATTAAGAGTAGATATATGTAATTGAATCTACTGCAGTTCTcaggtttctttatttttgttttgttttgtttgtgagacagtctcgctctgttgcccaggttggagtgcagtggcgcaatctcagctcactgcaacctccacctcccaggttcaagcactcctcccaccgcagcctcccaattagctcagattacaggcgtgtgccatcatacctggctacttttttatattttagtagagatggggtttcgccatgttggccaggctagtctgaaactcctgacctcaagtgatctgcccacctcggcctcccaaagtactgggattacaggtattagccaccatgcccagccagttccCAAATTTCTAGCGGCACTAGCCGGCACAAATAGACGGCACTACCTAACATACACAAGGACTCAAAAACTGAAGCAAAAGTCAAAACCATTAGGGGCACATTTATGTTTAGTACAATATAACACTGGATGAGTACTGTCCCAACTAAATGAACAGAAATATACAACTTAGGTATGATAGACAGAACAGATAGAAATGACCAGAAAAGTGATGGGGTCCACTGGAACATGTCTATTTTATACGGAGCTGCTGCTATTTTGTGGCTGCCCTTTTGTTCTAAATAAAGTACGGTAAAGTTTTATCAAAAAAGTAAGTTACCATTATGCTTTGAGGATTTTAAAACACACTTTGGGCTAAAAAACCTCCAGTAAAACAacgacaaaaacaacaaaacctggGGATATTCTGGCAAATCAGTAAGGCTGGAAGTCACTGCCGTAACACAAAATGAAAGAGGCTGAGTATAATAGACAAGATTTTCCAGATAATAAAATAACAGAGAActgatcaaggaaaaaaaaaatatcaaatacaaaaggttaaaaatattccttttaaaaaaaaatacagcaaaggAAATGGCAACTAAAGGAACAGAGAGCATGGTTGTCATCAACCCTGATTTGGCCTCTGCCCACCCTTAACAGCAACTCCTTTGGAAAGATGAAGTATTCTCTCATTGTCTCAGTGAAAATACACAAAGAGCAAGTCTAAGAAGACAAAATAGTTCACTGCAAAGGGATCAAGAGAAATTTAGGGGAACCGCTAAAAAAGAGGTGGAATGGAAAATGTCAGTGCCAAGGAAGTATCATTGGACACCAAAGCCTCCATCTCAACAACCATTTCCAAATAGAGTAACTTTCCTACTTAATGCGGCCTCTGTAATGACAATGAAATACCTGGGACCACTAGGGAACCATACCAGGGAAGTATTGACTTTGGTGGATCTATGTGTCCAAATCTGTTGTTTGCACTGGGAATTTGTTCCACAAAATCTCTAATGAAGAGCAATAGTTGTTTCTTGAACTTTTCTATTATAcagatattttcataataattgtATTTGTGGAAAGAGGGTTAATCTCTATTTGAAAGCTTTAGTCACAGAGGCAAATAATCCAGTTATTTCATGTAAAAAGAAGACTGTGTCCTTCAGAGTGAGGAGAAAAAGCACCTGGTCTTTCTATATTCCCATCCGACAAAAAAGCATAAAGACTTTTTGGAGGGCCAGAGAAGTCAACCAGTTTCAACGTGTTTCCAACTACAGCATGCACACAACACTCTTTCCACTTGCAGAAGTGACTTTTCTATGTTCAATGGCAGTTTCGAAAGGCCTATGTAGCTGAAGCACTTTTTAATGACCTTGAAAACAATAACATTTTAGCAAAGCTTATATCCTCCCAAATAAAAGCCATTGGAGAAAGGACTAGACAAAATTCAATAGGAAAAATACAACTGATAATTCTGTCTCAGATACCCTGTGATACGGCTGCATTATACTCATATTGGTTGAAAGAATGCCATCATGATGTCCAGTAATTCCACCAAACCATCCAATCACATCACAAAGAAAACCCAACAGGTAATTCTTATGATTGGGTCTTTATGgtcttttattaaataaatgctcATTAATGCTGTAGGAACTAAATTCTGTTCTTGAGCCAGCAACCTTCATCACATGGtttaccaaaaatttttttagtagcaTGCATGGCACAAGGATGTTTATAAAAAGCAAATCCTGGGTTTATACAACAATGATTAGTCTTGAAAAAAGTGCCATATCCATCCAGACTAAGGATGATATATTAGTCATAACGAAACAAGAAATGGATTAGTTGAAATTTGGGGCAAAATTACATAGCTTTTCTCCATTATCTAAGTGCATTAAGAACTGAAGTTATTATAAGTCGATTTTAATCAAGTTGGTAACTTCTGTACCGTTTCTCAGGTAACATTTACACTCACAAAGATACAAATTCTGACTTTATAAACTTAAGCAtgctttttaagttaaaataacaCAGTTTAATAATGTGTAGCCTGTTTAGTTTTGATCAAACCACTTCTAGATAAAATATTCAATGGAATATTTTAGGTGTTAACTAACTTAAATGCTCTTCCTTTTAAGTTGTAACAGAGACACAGCATCTTCTTGgccttaaaaataaagttaagagCTTCCATGCTAAATTTCCAGAAGAGGTTTCTAAAACAGCTCTTCTTATTACATttctatacaaaataaaaagtattctaaTCAGCACTAACTGGGAATGATTAGCTGGATCTATAATCATTTCAGGGTTAAGATGGCAgaatgtacacatacacacaaattttaCATATGACAACAGGGGACTTCTGCTTTCATTGAATGAATTCTGAAAGAGTGGAGTGAGATCTTACTGCCTTTCAAATCTGATTTCTGCTAGCAGAGAGCACCTCACTTAGAAATGTGCTTGTACATGAACTGATGATCAATTCAGTGTCCCTGTCATAATGTATAGCTGCCTATAGCTGCCTCAATGATAAAGTATCTTCTGCTATGTGGCCTGCCTTTGGGACTTATTCCCATTACCAATAGATATTCTCACAAGTATAAGTCATCCTTCACACTGGGAGAAAACATCTGGCTGGGTCATTTCTGATTAGTCTATTATCAGTGTAAATTTCCCACTTGAAATTTACCACCTAAgcaggaaaaggcaagaaagagaaCTTCACCCCCAACCCCTCAAATATCCTTCAAGTGGTTGCTCTGTGATATACAATTTTGTACTCTTTTCTAGGATTTGAAGAAACCCATGctctattttaaatgtattaagccaaagaggcatttaaaaatgtagaaaaagaacTGAAGTGGAACATATTTTTGACTAATTGCTCTAAGAACTTAGGTACAGCAGATCTCAACAGCTGCTGTAAAACATTTCCAGTCCACTAAATGCCCTTCTGATGAAACAAGCAGAAATATCCCACCTTAGAAAAACCACATGTagtatcataaaagaaaaaaaaaaaatccacatttcaGTGCACATGAAAAAAAACAGGCAGCTGCTACAAACGTTTTTATCTGAAGGCTTGCCTTGTCTCTACTCAGAGCCTATCTCGGATTTAAGCACAGGACAAGAAAGTCATTGTGGAAACAATAAGATTGATTGTAGAATTGATCTCCCACGGGGATTAGATTGGGATTCAAAATCTTCCACACCAGGCCCAGATCAACTATAAATTAGAAAGACTTTGGGGCCCTGGGCTTTGATTTTTCAATACTATCTCTGAAAACTCTGCCCTTGGCTCTGTCTACCCTGAAACCCTGGCTTAAGCAGCAGATTTATAGAGCAAAAGCTTCCAAACAGACTTAAAGAAATCTTAATCTGcctcccttttcctccttttccctctgtGGAATTCTTGCACGTTTAGCTGACTAGGGGCATGCCTTTTGCCCTCATCTTCCCCATCACTTGATTTCTCTCCAATTCTTCCGGGAGGAGTAGCTCTTCTggctgcaagccaggaagagggtgCGGAGTTACTAAAGGGGAATCCCTGGCTCCTCCACCACACAAGCAGTGAGTTAAAATCAGATTCAGAAACCATAGTACAGAAGCAAGAGTGGAAACGTCCGCTGGTGCCCTGGCTAAGCTGCCTCTATAGGAATGGCTGCAGTCTGCCCATGGTGGAGGGCTTTGCAGGGTGACTCCCCGCCCCCACGCCCTGCTCCATGCCTCACCTTCATGGTGGAAGCTGCGCACAGTGTTGGCTCGGCTGGCTGCCCTCTCCAACCGGTGGTCTGGGGCGGGTGAGCCCGGCTGACCCGATTGCCTGCGATACAGGTCTAGCATGTAGGGGGGCACCACGGCGTCCCTGCTGGGGGTGGGTCTCTGTTTCAGGCCGAACATGCTGAGCAGCCGCAACTCGAACTCGCTCAGGACCTCGTCAGAGGGCTGGGATGAGGGGCGGCCCGACGACGACGCCGCGAACTTCCTGCGGCCCAGCTCCGGAACGAGGCCAGCCGCGCCGCCCAGGAGGACCTGGGGAAGCAGCAACGCTAGAAGACAGCGGGTCCCGGCCACCATGGTCGACCTGCGGACAGGACCGACGTGAGTCACCCGAGCTCCCCGCCCAGTCCTCCCCCCTCGCGCCCCCGCGGCCCGGGCTCCCATTTGGCTGGTGTGCCTCCTCCAGGGTGCCCTCCTGGCTTGGCACACTCGCGAGTCTAGGTGAGACCGACCGAAGCTCAAATGTTTGGGATAATGAAGGGCCCCAAGTTCCAGAACCAGGTGATTTATCGCTCCCATCCAACTCTTAACTAGTGTAACATCGGATTTGGGGTTTGCCCTCCCCTCCCAACCAAACCAGCGCCAATGACTGTCactctttttgtgtgtgacaCAGCGCTGACTGCCAATGCTGGGAACCTGGGCGAACCACCGCTTGGTCTGACACTATGCGTCCCCTATATAAACCCAAATGCAGAGCGCTGAGCGCTCTCTggcatataaacacacacaaatggtGCATGTGACTTCCTTAGAGGCACTGTATAGAACTtcctgatacacacacacacacacacacaccctataaCTTCCAGACCCTGTAAGCTCAAGGCCACAACTTCTGAAGCCACTTACAACTTGTGTCCCACGCCCCTACACTCAGGGGTGTCTGGAGAGGCAACTCCATCCCGCATCCCCGTAGCACAGTCAAGATACTCATGTATCTTCCTGGGATTATATAAATGGTGAATATCTATTAATGCACGTGTCAGCTGTTAAAAACACAGCACCAAGTGGTTCTTCAGTACTGACCCCTCGCACTTCTGGAAACAAGAAGGGAGAGCCCCAACTCCTACTCCTAGTACTTTTCTAAATGGGATAGGGCTCTGAGTAAAGAAACCAAGTCTCCCGGAAACACTTGAAGAAGGGAGATCACCATGGCAGGGCGGACAGGTTCTCAGCTAACGGGTGAAACCCAAGGGCTACCCTCTCAAGGAGATTTctttgactaaaaaaaaaaaaaaaaaaaaaaaaaaaaaaaaaaaaaaaattaatttaaaaataaataaataaacaaaacacctcATCTAAGTGTTAACAGCTCCAAAAGTATTCCGGGGGGAGGGTAAGAAAGAGGGGTGGAAGAGTGCGGGCCGAGAGGGTGAGGCTGATGGTCGCCCGGGGCAGCTGGAAGGGGGCACCCCGCAGGGCTCCGTTGCACGTGGACTGGAAAGGGGTCTGTTTACTTCTGGCCTGGACGTAAGGAAGGGCTCTGCCGCAGTGGCTGCCCAAAtccccctcccacccaccaccTACCCCGGCCCCTGGCCCGCGTCCTCTACCTTTAGGAGACCGCAGTCCGTCTAAGAAGCACGCGGAGACACGTCCATTGAAAGAGCGTCCACATGGAAAAACTCTGGTCAAAGGACCTGGCGCAAGGACCGAATGTCCGTTCCTTTTCTTTGCCTCCTCCTTCTCCCGGGTGCTGGCCGCGCAGTCTCTTTTCACGCTGGGAACAGCGTCTCAGTGTCGGGCAAGGCCAAGGTGTGGAGGGGCGGTGGGGCTCGGAGGTGGCGAGGCAGGCTCCGCTGGGGTAAAGGCACCGGCGCAAAGTGGGGAGCTCAAGTTATTCTCCCTGCAAGTTCAAGAAGTCCCCAGCCAAGTGCTGACACACAACAACAGCGAGCAGGGGGAGGAGTGcggggcagggaagggaagggagaaaggagaagctGGTGCTGTCGTCCTCCTTAGGAACCAGCGCCCGAGGGACGCGTGGTCCCGCGCGGGGCCGGCTCCAGGACTCGGGGAGCGAGGGTCGGGCGCTCCGCGCTAGCTCCGCCGCGGCCCATGGCTCGGGGCAGCCATCCTGGGCGACGCCGGGTCCGGGGAAGGGCACGGCGGCGATTTCGGTGCCAGGCGAGTTGCCCCCCCGCATCACTCTGCCTTACTCCAGTGCACCCCCATTCGCGCTCGCCAGTTGAAAGCACCGCGGCTCTGGCGCCCCGTCGTCCTCGGGCGCATTCTCCGGCGAGTCGAGCCAAGTCCCGGGCCGCCGAGGCGGGTGGTTgtgctctctcctctctctcctagCCCTGGGGCCAAATGCCCTTTGTGACTAGCCTGGGGTCCGATCACACCTCGGCCGGCGCTTCCCAGGCCCCCGATCTCCTGCAGTAGGTGCTCGGCATCGCGGCGCTAGGGATCGGCTCCGGAGTCCCCGGCACTCTGCGCGCCCGTCCGCGGCTCTGGCGCAGCCCGGGCAGCAGAGGCCACGGCGCTGTGGCGCGCTCTGCCGGGTGCTCCAGCCCGCGCGGGGTCTGCGGCGCGCGGGTGCCTCGCGGTCCCCGGTGATCCGCGCGGCGCTGGCCCGGAGAACGTTCGGGTCGCCGGCGGAGGCTGTGGCGGCAGATGTGCGGCGGAGGCTGCCAGTGCCGGGTAGGGTGTGGGAAGCGGAGCGACTAGCGCAGCGCGAGCCGGGCGCAGCGCGGCTGGGCGAGGACTCCGGCGgcgacggcggcggcggcgccgtGGCGCGGCGCTCGCGGCTTTTAAAGGGGACGCCGCCTGCCGGCTCCCTCCCGGCCGCGGCCGAACACCTCCCCCTTCGCGGCGCGGCTCGCCGGGGATCCCCGAGCGGGCGGGAGCTGCGCGCAGGGGTGTGGACGGCGCGCCCGGGCAGCCGCGGCGGGGTGGGGCGGAGGGCGGGGGCGCGCGGCCGCCAAGGGGGGCGCTCGCGCCTCCACTCCTTGTCCTCAAAGGTGAGATCAGCTGGCGCGCCGGACCCTCGCGGGGACTCCGGAGGCGAAATCCAGGACAAATGCAGGGTCAGGGTCTGGCCTCTATTTCCCCTCTGGGCCCGTTATTCAACTTTCAGTTTGAAGTTTTTCGGTAATATacaatttcaaaaaacaaaacaaaacaaacacctcaATTACAGCGCATTTTGGCATAGCATAGACGTCGGATCACGCTTCTGTTTCCCCGGAATAggaggaaaattaaaagaaaacaggaggcTGGAAATTGAGTGTTTTTAAACATGAATACAAAGAGATGTATGTATTTCCATATGTAAATGCATGTGTACAAATTTCCTTTTACATAAATatgtgtatgcatttattttcatatccATATGCATGTTAtggttatataaatatatccaatatacaaaaatatgtacatatatttctatatattaatatatgagaATATACGCAACCGAAGGTAAACATTTCGGTAAatatgtgtctatgtatgtgaCATGGATGTCATCCTGCTTTACGTGACATGTGTGTAACGTAGACTGTGTGTGGCAGCCTGAGGGATGGATGGGAGGGATTTGATTTCTTTtcatggtacaaccactttgtgCCTTGTGATGTTTATCTCACCCAGCTCAGAGGCAGGCGATTAACAGCTCAGAGGAAGGTAAAATAACGCACTGTGTGAACCAAGCGTACAGGACAATTCCAGTTTGGGACCTTGGAACCTTCTACTCCACCCTCTTCCATCAGGCCCCCAAGAAGTAGGGCTGTAACACGTGGCCAAGTCACTCCTCAGCCGAAACATTCCTCAGAGCTG
This window of the Rhinopithecus roxellana isolate Shanxi Qingling chromosome 13, ASM756505v1, whole genome shotgun sequence genome carries:
- the BMP2 gene encoding bone morphogenetic protein 2, which gives rise to MVAGTRCLLALLLPQVLLGGAAGLVPELGRRKFAASSSGRPSSQPSDEVLSEFELRLLSMFGLKQRPTPSRDAVVPPYMLDLYRRQSGQPGSPAPDHRLERAASRANTVRSFHHEESLEELPEMSGKTTRRFFFNLSSIPTEEFITSAELQVFREQMQDALGDNSSFHHRINIYEIIKPATANSKFPVTRLLDTRLVNQNASRWESFDVTPAVMRWTAQGHANHGFVVEVTHLEEKQGVSKRHVRISRSLHQDEHSWSQIRPLLVTFGHDGKGHPLHKREKRQAKHKQRKRLKSSCKRHPLYVDFSDVGWNDWIVAPPGYHAFYCHGECPFPLADHLNSTNHAIVQTLVNSVNSKIPKACCVPTELSAISMLYLDENEKVVLKNYQDMVVEGCGCR